One part of the Methylobacterium mesophilicum SR1.6/6 genome encodes these proteins:
- a CDS encoding MFS transporter: MSAIGLTHLDASSQGITIRHNGKIYDRVYKRVIPFLLLCYVFSYLDRINVGFAKLNMQSELGFSDTVYGLGAGIFFLSYFLFEIPSNIIILKAGPRMWIARIMITWGLLSGGMMFVHSESMFYLMRFLLGAAEAGFIPGVLYYLNCWFPAAYKGKATSLFMAGIPIAGMIGAPLSGWILHGLGGVGGLSGWQWVFLIEALPSILAGFFCLYWLDNDPKSATWLSDEEKSIIAADQDREASVKQVHTIREGLKDRKTWLLSALYMTFTIGLYAVSFWLPSIIVQSGIIDPLAVGFLTALPYTAALVTMCLVGINSDRMRERRWHLAIPAFAGGLGLLVSVIFSHEPMLAVGGLTVATAGIITCIPQFYVIPPMMLSGHAAAAGFALINSVGSLAGFISPFLLGYVKSQTGSTNLGLIFVVICLLIGGSCVLLLSKSAVNR; encoded by the coding sequence ATGAGCGCCATAGGACTGACCCACCTGGATGCGTCCAGCCAAGGTATAACTATCCGACATAACGGTAAGATTTACGATCGCGTCTATAAACGTGTTATTCCATTTTTGCTTCTCTGCTATGTGTTTTCTTACTTAGATCGTATTAACGTCGGGTTCGCCAAGCTCAACATGCAGAGTGAGCTGGGATTTTCAGATACAGTCTACGGACTTGGCGCCGGAATATTCTTTCTAAGCTACTTTCTATTCGAAATTCCGAGCAATATTATCATATTAAAAGCCGGTCCGCGGATGTGGATTGCACGGATTATGATCACATGGGGATTACTTTCTGGTGGCATGATGTTCGTCCACAGCGAAAGTATGTTCTATCTCATGCGATTTCTGTTAGGCGCAGCTGAAGCTGGCTTCATTCCTGGCGTTCTATACTACCTAAATTGCTGGTTCCCTGCAGCCTACAAGGGGAAAGCTACTTCACTGTTCATGGCTGGTATCCCGATCGCAGGCATGATCGGCGCGCCACTCTCAGGATGGATCCTTCACGGGCTTGGTGGAGTGGGTGGTCTTAGTGGCTGGCAATGGGTCTTCTTGATCGAAGCGCTCCCGAGTATCCTTGCCGGATTTTTCTGCCTGTATTGGCTCGATAACGATCCTAAAAGTGCAACGTGGTTGAGCGATGAAGAAAAATCGATTATTGCCGCGGATCAGGACCGCGAGGCCAGCGTTAAGCAAGTGCATACAATTCGTGAAGGTCTGAAGGACCGGAAGACCTGGCTTCTTAGTGCTTTGTATATGACCTTCACAATCGGACTATATGCAGTAAGTTTTTGGCTGCCGAGCATAATCGTTCAGAGCGGTATTATCGATCCACTCGCGGTGGGATTTCTGACCGCACTTCCCTACACGGCGGCGCTCGTGACGATGTGTTTGGTTGGTATCAATTCAGACCGGATGAGGGAACGGCGGTGGCATCTTGCCATACCTGCGTTTGCGGGTGGCCTTGGACTGCTTGTCAGTGTGATCTTTTCGCATGAACCGATGTTGGCGGTAGGTGGTCTGACGGTGGCGACGGCGGGTATCATCACTTGTATCCCGCAGTTCTATGTCATTCCTCCGATGATGCTCAGTGGGCACGCAGCGGCGGCCGGATTTGCACTAATCAATTCGGTCGGGAGCCTGGCTGGTTTCATAAGCCCTTTCCTATTAGGTTATGTGAAGAGCCAAACTGGCTCAACAAACTTGGGGCTTATATTTGTTGTGATCTGTCTTCTAATCGGCGGCTCATGCGTTCTGCTGCTGTCCAAGTCAGCGGTAAACCGGTAA
- a CDS encoding flavin reductase family protein — protein MTDPHVSIEPSILYLGTPVVLISTQNEDGTANLAPMSSAWWLGWRCMLGLQTASQTPQNMIRTGQCVLNLPSPKQADAVNRLARLTGTEKLPELKQRLGYTYEPFKFEVAGLTPIAAQTVAAPRALECPIQLEAVVAAQHGIMDDDPQVAGLLSAFEVRITRVHVHPSLLMDGHENRIDPAKWQPLIMNFQKLYGVSSTEIVSSRLAEIEEKAYRMPDVDRARDGVLQPAEWRNTCRDGYDPNKDLRLG, from the coding sequence GTGACCGATCCCCACGTCTCAATCGAGCCGTCGATCCTCTACCTCGGAACCCCGGTCGTCCTCATCAGCACGCAGAACGAGGACGGCACCGCCAACCTCGCGCCCATGTCGTCCGCGTGGTGGCTCGGTTGGCGGTGCATGCTTGGCCTCCAAACCGCATCGCAGACGCCGCAGAACATGATCCGCACGGGCCAGTGCGTCCTCAATCTGCCGTCGCCGAAGCAAGCTGACGCGGTGAACAGGCTGGCGCGCCTGACGGGCACAGAGAAGCTACCCGAACTGAAGCAGCGGCTGGGCTACACGTATGAGCCGTTCAAGTTCGAAGTGGCTGGTCTGACACCCATCGCCGCGCAGACCGTGGCCGCGCCGCGCGCCCTGGAGTGCCCGATCCAACTGGAAGCCGTCGTTGCGGCCCAGCATGGGATCATGGACGACGATCCCCAAGTCGCGGGCCTGCTCTCCGCGTTCGAAGTGCGCATCACTCGTGTCCACGTGCATCCGAGCTTGCTCATGGATGGTCACGAGAACCGCATCGATCCTGCCAAGTGGCAGCCGTTGATCATGAACTTCCAGAAGCTCTACGGGGTCTCCAGCACCGAGATCGTCTCGTCCCGCCTCGCGGAGATCGAGGAGAAGGCCTACCGCATGCCCGACGTGGATCGGGCTCGCGACGGTGTCCTGCAACCCGCCGAGTGGCGTAACACCTGCCGAGATGGGTACGACCCGAACAAGGATCTCAGGCTCGGTTAG
- a CDS encoding AbrB/MazE/SpoVT family DNA-binding domain-containing protein, translating into MNTTLSKIDAGGRLIIPAHVRKALHLEYGGPVVLTLVDGELRVRSVASAMAELQAQASSYLAGDGASVDAFLAARRAEAAKEEGASTGPEGKPNAITTESDRGA; encoded by the coding sequence GTGAACACCACGCTTTCTAAAATTGACGCAGGTGGTCGTTTGATCATCCCGGCCCATGTTCGCAAAGCTCTCCATCTTGAGTATGGCGGACCTGTCGTGCTGACCTTGGTGGATGGCGAGCTTCGGGTTCGCTCTGTCGCATCTGCCATGGCAGAACTGCAGGCCCAGGCTTCATCCTACCTGGCCGGTGACGGCGCCTCGGTCGATGCGTTCCTCGCGGCGCGACGTGCCGAGGCTGCCAAGGAAGAGGGGGCATCAACAGGTCCGGAGGGTAAGCCGAACGCAATCACGACGGAGTCCGATCGTGGCGCTTAG
- a CDS encoding tautomerase family protein, with translation MPTYAFTTMRHLSPEQRGKLVESVTTIHQVEATAPRYFVQVVFYTVERGSMYIGGESAPDDHVWVRADIRSGRTREQKAAILQRIMRETGGILGTSPENVWVYVSDIPAEGVAEFGHVLPQPGGEEEWLASLPGSLREKLKAAS, from the coding sequence ATGCCAACCTACGCTTTCACGACGATGAGGCACCTATCGCCTGAACAGCGCGGCAAGCTCGTCGAGAGCGTCACGACGATCCATCAGGTGGAGGCGACCGCACCCCGCTACTTCGTGCAGGTCGTGTTCTACACCGTGGAGCGCGGCTCGATGTACATCGGCGGCGAATCAGCGCCGGACGACCATGTGTGGGTACGTGCTGATATCCGGAGCGGGCGCACCCGCGAACAAAAGGCCGCGATCCTGCAACGGATCATGCGGGAAACCGGCGGGATCCTGGGCACCTCACCCGAGAACGTGTGGGTGTACGTCTCCGACATCCCGGCCGAGGGTGTCGCGGAGTTCGGCCATGTCCTGCCTCAGCCGGGCGGCGAGGAAGAGTGGCTCGCCTCGCTACCAGGCTCGCTGCGCGAGAAGCTGAAAGCGGCCTCCTGA
- a CDS encoding class II aldolase/adducin family protein yields the protein MLEEAHTSQSDVAIDLPNDSAGRKRTSIYQPEQAGLIFPEKPEFKSHAEEREYRKQHLVAACRAFAMHGFDYGFAGHLTVRDPEHPELYWTNPMCVHFSQVRMSNLILADHDGRVVEGKYAINRAGFVLHGAVHEEFPEVMAMCHAHTTYGTAWCTTGRELDMISQDAAAFYKSHAVIGASAGAVAVEKGSGLSVAQQIGRNRGVLHQNHGLLTCSHHSIDDAAFWFIALERACKQQLLVEATGIKPQVVSEKTARYSREHVGSDYIGWLHFQTLYSHIAETQPDMFA from the coding sequence ATGCTGGAAGAAGCTCATACATCCCAAAGTGATGTGGCGATCGATTTGCCGAATGACTCGGCCGGCCGCAAGCGGACCTCGATCTACCAGCCCGAGCAGGCCGGCCTCATCTTCCCCGAGAAGCCGGAGTTCAAGAGCCATGCCGAGGAGCGTGAGTACCGCAAGCAGCACCTCGTGGCCGCCTGCCGCGCCTTCGCGATGCACGGCTTCGACTACGGCTTCGCCGGGCACCTGACGGTCCGCGATCCGGAACATCCGGAGCTGTACTGGACCAACCCGATGTGCGTGCACTTCTCGCAGGTGCGGATGTCGAACCTGATCCTGGCCGATCATGACGGCCGCGTTGTCGAGGGCAAGTACGCCATCAACCGCGCCGGCTTCGTCCTGCATGGTGCCGTGCACGAGGAGTTTCCTGAGGTGATGGCCATGTGCCACGCCCACACCACCTATGGCACCGCATGGTGCACCACAGGTCGCGAGCTTGACATGATCAGCCAGGACGCGGCGGCCTTCTACAAGAGCCACGCGGTGATCGGTGCTTCGGCGGGCGCCGTGGCGGTGGAGAAAGGGAGCGGCCTGTCGGTCGCCCAGCAGATCGGCCGCAACCGCGGCGTGCTGCACCAGAACCACGGCCTGCTGACCTGCTCACACCACAGCATCGACGACGCGGCCTTCTGGTTCATCGCCCTGGAGCGGGCTTGCAAGCAGCAGCTCTTGGTCGAGGCCACTGGGATCAAGCCGCAGGTCGTGTCGGAGAAGACCGCCCGCTACAGCCGCGAGCACGTCGGCAGCGACTATATCGGCTGGCTGCACTTCCAGACGCTCTACAGCCACATCGCCGAGACCCAGCCCGATATGTTTGCATAG
- a CDS encoding PDR/VanB family oxidoreductase, which produces MAQNSSSTQMTMLSLAVRQVRSEALGINSYELVSTDGEALPETSAGSHLDIHLPGGLIRQYSLSGDPADRHRYTIAVLLEANGRGGSRLLHETLQVRNVVSVSSPRNNFSLSPTARRHILVAGGIGITPLKSMVHELKARGEIYQLHYCAKTPDHAAFRQELEEFVSSGCVHFHYDGGVPGAGLDLVELLKQHRSGDHLYYCGPGGFMQACANASAHWPAGTVHSEYFAAPVAQPNGAEAAAIDMASGSFVVEIASTGARVEVPPDRSIVEVLGEAGVEVQTSCISGLCGSCKVKFLSGTVDHRDFILSDDERETCLTTCVSRATSPVLKLDL; this is translated from the coding sequence GTGGCTCAGAACAGCTCATCGACTCAGATGACGATGCTTTCGCTTGCCGTCAGGCAGGTTCGATCCGAGGCACTTGGCATCAACTCCTATGAGTTGGTGTCAACAGATGGAGAGGCTCTGCCGGAAACCTCGGCTGGCAGTCACCTTGACATCCATTTGCCCGGCGGACTGATCCGTCAGTACTCGCTGAGCGGTGACCCGGCAGATCGCCATCGCTACACCATAGCCGTCTTGCTGGAGGCTAACGGCCGAGGTGGCTCGCGTCTCTTGCATGAAACACTGCAAGTCCGAAACGTCGTTTCCGTTAGCAGCCCGCGCAACAACTTTTCGCTGTCGCCGACCGCTCGACGACACATCTTGGTGGCTGGTGGCATCGGTATCACGCCGCTCAAATCCATGGTGCACGAGCTGAAGGCCCGCGGGGAAATCTATCAGCTCCACTATTGCGCCAAAACGCCCGATCACGCTGCATTCCGACAAGAACTTGAGGAATTTGTCTCGTCGGGATGCGTGCACTTCCACTATGATGGGGGCGTTCCGGGGGCCGGTCTTGATCTAGTCGAGTTGCTAAAGCAACACCGCTCTGGTGATCATCTATATTACTGTGGCCCAGGCGGGTTCATGCAGGCATGCGCCAACGCCAGCGCTCATTGGCCAGCCGGTACCGTCCACAGCGAGTATTTCGCCGCTCCCGTCGCGCAACCGAATGGCGCCGAGGCAGCGGCAATTGACATGGCGTCCGGAAGCTTTGTCGTTGAAATCGCAAGCACTGGAGCCAGAGTTGAGGTGCCGCCAGACCGAAGCATCGTAGAGGTGCTTGGTGAAGCTGGAGTGGAGGTTCAAACTTCCTGTATATCTGGGCTTTGTGGATCCTGCAAAGTAAAATTTCTTAGCGGAACCGTCGATCATCGAGATTTCATACTATCCGATGACGAGCGTGAAACCTGTCTAACTACCTGCGTTTCTCGTGCGACAAGTCCGGTATTGAAGCTAGATCTCTAA
- a CDS encoding type II toxin-antitoxin system VapC family toxin, with protein sequence MRSSRRDVPRLPRKRGHQQVRRVSRTQSRRSPIVALSVLDASALLAYLRREPGWEQVLQAFTGTATMTTVNFGEVAGWMVRNGADEPAVRALRTGLVFSLTPVDDDLAIRAALLEPLTRPKGLGIGDRLCLALAARSSAVALTADAAWQEISEVASVEVRLIR encoded by the coding sequence ATGCGTTCCTCGCGGCGCGACGTGCCGAGGCTGCCAAGGAAGAGGGGGCATCAACAGGTCCGGAGGGTAAGCCGAACGCAATCACGACGGAGTCCGATCGTGGCGCTTAGCGTCCTCGACGCCTCGGCGCTGCTCGCCTACCTCCGCCGGGAACCTGGTTGGGAGCAGGTGCTTCAGGCTTTCACAGGAACCGCTACGATGACCACCGTCAACTTCGGTGAGGTGGCCGGGTGGATGGTCCGCAACGGCGCTGACGAGCCGGCTGTGCGGGCACTGCGGACTGGCCTTGTGTTTTCCCTCACGCCAGTCGACGACGATCTTGCTATTCGTGCGGCCCTCCTCGAGCCGCTGACCCGGCCCAAAGGGCTCGGGATCGGAGACCGGCTGTGCCTCGCGCTCGCCGCCCGCTCCAGCGCTGTCGCCCTGACCGCTGACGCCGCGTGGCAAGAGATTTCTGAAGTTGCCAGCGTCGAAGTCCGGCTTATCCGTTGA
- a CDS encoding Rieske 2Fe-2S domain-containing protein, protein MTEATFRPGNAAVADAAKSPPRPVKKNLLPYSGYHTNKEVEHDPELTEVGPGTTMGEYMRSFWHPICMSMELTDTPRFLKILGEELVAFRDKSGQIGVLHAHCVHRGASLEYGAIQERGIMCCYHGMVFDVDGTCIHVPYPKGEEAEAERFGCSIRQGAYKAFERHGLIFAYMGPPENEPPFPEWEENFTVAPTDELVAYSNFQHCNWLQVQDNAADNYHPTALHAGKNVVDGHFQGTTFDEVGANSMEVAPDMQFVPVHQGRSLACAGARRVDSERLFIRVQHQVLPNLSLHAYTSEDGKAQKYFSRFHMIRWTVPVDDRNSKMIGWRVMGPGIDTRGVGDKSLVGYETIDFLEGQVAMRRPERFGKYKLEDMPEIPSDHRARHNYKDAQYAPGDYEAIISQRPIAVHALENPTKFDAGVYAFRKMLREAARGTNPAASAQGFADWLRELNGMPNSYCSGNVLNVREAPVLADEVANRRKIAKQLVMMLTESDKLRGEERNAFVRAGLQKLEQQFDQA, encoded by the coding sequence ATGACTGAAGCCACCTTTCGCCCGGGTAACGCTGCCGTTGCCGATGCTGCGAAATCACCACCCCGTCCGGTTAAGAAAAACCTGCTTCCTTACAGTGGATATCACACCAATAAGGAGGTGGAGCACGATCCGGAGCTGACAGAGGTTGGTCCCGGCACCACAATGGGCGAGTACATGCGCTCGTTCTGGCATCCGATCTGCATGTCGATGGAACTGACGGACACGCCTCGGTTCCTTAAAATCTTAGGCGAAGAACTGGTGGCCTTCCGCGACAAGAGCGGACAAATCGGTGTTCTGCACGCCCATTGTGTTCACCGTGGCGCCTCACTTGAATATGGCGCGATCCAAGAGCGCGGCATTATGTGCTGTTATCATGGCATGGTGTTCGACGTGGATGGAACCTGCATCCATGTCCCGTATCCAAAAGGCGAGGAAGCAGAAGCTGAGCGCTTTGGGTGCTCAATCCGGCAGGGCGCTTATAAGGCGTTCGAACGTCACGGCCTGATCTTCGCGTACATGGGGCCTCCGGAGAACGAACCCCCATTCCCTGAGTGGGAAGAAAACTTCACCGTTGCACCGACCGACGAGCTTGTAGCCTACAGCAATTTCCAGCACTGCAACTGGCTGCAGGTGCAGGATAACGCGGCGGACAATTATCACCCGACGGCGCTTCACGCGGGCAAGAACGTCGTCGATGGGCATTTCCAGGGAACCACCTTCGACGAGGTCGGCGCCAACTCGATGGAAGTCGCTCCGGACATGCAATTTGTGCCGGTGCATCAGGGGCGCAGCCTGGCCTGTGCAGGTGCACGCCGCGTGGACAGCGAGCGGCTCTTCATCCGCGTTCAGCATCAGGTCCTGCCGAACCTGAGCCTTCACGCCTATACGTCCGAGGACGGCAAGGCGCAGAAGTACTTTAGCCGGTTCCACATGATCCGTTGGACCGTGCCGGTTGATGACCGAAATAGCAAGATGATCGGCTGGCGCGTCATGGGCCCAGGGATTGATACACGGGGTGTCGGCGATAAGTCGCTCGTTGGCTACGAGACCATCGACTTCCTCGAAGGTCAGGTGGCCATGCGCCGACCCGAGCGGTTCGGAAAGTACAAGCTCGAAGATATGCCGGAGATCCCGTCTGATCACCGCGCCCGTCACAACTACAAGGATGCCCAGTACGCCCCTGGTGATTATGAGGCGATTATCAGTCAGCGGCCGATCGCCGTTCACGCTCTGGAAAATCCGACCAAATTCGACGCTGGTGTTTACGCATTCCGCAAGATGCTTCGCGAGGCGGCACGGGGGACCAATCCCGCAGCGTCGGCGCAAGGGTTTGCTGACTGGTTACGTGAACTCAATGGCATGCCGAACAGCTACTGCTCGGGCAACGTGCTCAACGTCCGCGAGGCGCCCGTCTTGGCCGATGAGGTCGCCAACCGTCGCAAGATCGCGAAGCAACTCGTGATGATGCTGACCGAGAGCGACAAGCTGCGAGGCGAGGAGCGTAACGCCTTCGTGCGTGCCGGACTTCAAAAACTCGAGCAGCAGTTCGATCAAGCTTGA
- a CDS encoding GntR family transcriptional regulator, translating to MLTDLVYQHILTSIIDCTLMPGQRVVQDDLAASLGVSRAPVSHALQLLKYHGMLQEAGGKGLEVAPIEPNRLRDLFQVRAALDSTAARLVAERVMNNSVTESELQPIIEAMQHGDLLDDKCVMSDRVKADIDFHKAIYHSSGNGSIAETMAPLWPHLQRAMVVVLAPNRAISRVWREHKQILDSILAGDPEGSERSARRHALSAGVQTEAFLRHGATHVNGQKD from the coding sequence ATGTTGACTGATCTGGTATACCAACACATTTTAACGTCTATTATCGACTGCACGTTGATGCCCGGTCAGCGGGTGGTGCAAGATGACCTCGCCGCAAGCCTAGGCGTGTCACGTGCACCCGTGAGCCATGCGCTGCAGCTGCTTAAATACCACGGCATGCTGCAGGAGGCAGGTGGCAAAGGATTGGAAGTTGCACCAATTGAGCCAAATCGACTGCGCGATCTTTTCCAGGTGCGCGCAGCTTTAGACAGCACTGCAGCGCGACTCGTCGCTGAGCGCGTCATGAACAACTCGGTAACAGAAAGCGAGTTGCAGCCCATTATCGAGGCCATGCAACATGGCGACCTTCTCGACGACAAGTGTGTCATGTCTGATCGAGTGAAGGCGGACATCGATTTTCATAAAGCAATTTATCACTCGTCTGGCAACGGTTCTATTGCTGAGACTATGGCGCCTCTTTGGCCACATCTTCAGCGCGCCATGGTCGTTGTACTCGCGCCTAACCGCGCCATTAGCCGCGTCTGGCGCGAACATAAGCAGATACTCGATAGCATTCTTGCGGGCGATCCAGAGGGGAGCGAAAGATCGGCACGGCGCCATGCTTTGAGTGCTGGGGTTCAAACAGAAGCTTTCTTGCGGCATGGTGCAACGCATGTGAATGGACAGAAGGATTAG
- a CDS encoding recombinase family protein: MPRTFAYLRVSTLGQTTDNQRQEIAAAGFQVEPQRVITETVSGSVATDQRKAFVRLLDRLERDDVLIVTKLDRLGRNAMDVAGTIKRLDALGVRVHCLALGGVDLTSSTGKLTMGVINAVAEFERDLLIERTQAGLTRARAEGKVVGRPASLTPERRQLAEQLLRNGQGASAVARELKVGRTTIRRVRDTMQKNDSL, translated from the coding sequence ATGCCCCGCACCTTTGCGTACCTGCGCGTGTCCACATTGGGCCAAACCACCGACAACCAGCGCCAGGAGATCGCAGCAGCGGGCTTTCAGGTCGAGCCTCAGCGTGTGATCACAGAGACGGTCTCGGGAAGTGTCGCAACCGATCAACGTAAAGCGTTCGTTCGCCTGCTCGACCGGCTTGAGAGAGACGACGTCCTCATCGTGACGAAGCTCGATCGACTCGGTCGCAACGCTATGGACGTAGCGGGCACGATCAAGCGGCTCGACGCACTGGGGGTGCGTGTCCACTGCCTTGCGCTCGGCGGAGTTGATCTCACCAGTTCGACCGGCAAGCTGACCATGGGCGTGATCAACGCTGTGGCTGAGTTCGAGCGTGATCTCCTGATCGAACGGACACAGGCTGGTCTGACGCGTGCACGAGCCGAGGGTAAAGTCGTTGGCAGACCGGCGAGCCTTACACCAGAGCGACGACAACTAGCTGAACAGCTTCTGCGTAACGGCCAAGGTGCCTCGGCGGTTGCACGAGAACTCAAAGTCGGGCGAACCACGATCCGTCGGGTCCGGGATACGATGCAGAAAAATGATAGTTTGTAA
- the irrA gene encoding iron response transcriptional regulator IrrA, whose protein sequence is MLKPTDRSNALTVLPPDSGCPLAALRTRLRRVGLRPTRQRLSLGWLLFAHGDRHVTAEMLYDEAISAKVLISLATVYNTLRQFTDAGLLRQLSFDGTKAYFDTNTSEHHHFYLDEEDRVIDMPDFNVVMNSIPMPPEGMEVQQIEIIVRLKKRQALPKLQSRQSI, encoded by the coding sequence ATGTTGAAGCCGACGGATCGTAGTAATGCTTTGACAGTGTTGCCTCCTGACAGTGGATGTCCGTTGGCGGCTCTTCGAACCCGGTTGCGCCGGGTCGGCCTACGCCCGACGCGTCAGCGTTTGTCCCTTGGATGGCTGCTGTTTGCTCACGGCGACCGACATGTCACTGCAGAAATGCTTTATGATGAAGCAATTTCTGCCAAAGTCCTCATTTCTTTGGCCACCGTTTATAACACACTTCGGCAATTTACAGATGCCGGACTTCTTCGTCAGCTGTCATTCGATGGAACTAAGGCTTATTTTGATACCAACACGAGTGAACATCATCACTTTTATCTAGATGAAGAGGATAGAGTGATTGACATGCCAGATTTCAATGTTGTTATGAATTCCATTCCTATGCCGCCAGAGGGTATGGAAGTCCAGCAAATTGAGATCATCGTAAGACTTAAAAAAAGACAGGCATTGCCCAAATTGCAATCAAGACAGTCGATTTAA
- a CDS encoding AEC family transporter gives MLSALQLVIPIPLLIFTGWFARRIGLLGPYAALGIDRFNSLLATPALLFNIISHASWANLWQPNFILTLMLSGMLSMCLALFACLYYGDCIPDASIKCFNAGYTNIRFIGLPFILIAADRNIIVEITFAFLLATLFALIIVISLAEFNSSRSRRTHSHAIKIDRAFVLNPTLVVSVAAVIFSIFGMTPPTSADVFLNLLAGAASPCALIALGIFSADKDEIRIPSYCIPAWILCCKLLLNPLLAFVLSRFVFHLSPLATQAVVLLAALPAGTGSDILAKLYGSKAKVSSQFIMLSVLVFIVIISLCVGATQ, from the coding sequence ATGCTCTCAGCCCTACAGCTCGTCATTCCGATCCCTTTACTGATTTTCACCGGTTGGTTTGCTCGGCGCATCGGCCTGCTTGGTCCTTATGCCGCTTTGGGTATCGACCGCTTTAACTCATTGCTGGCGACACCCGCTCTATTATTCAACATCATTTCCCACGCCAGCTGGGCTAATCTATGGCAACCCAACTTCATATTAACTCTCATGTTGAGCGGCATGCTCAGCATGTGCCTCGCCTTGTTTGCTTGTTTGTACTATGGCGACTGCATTCCAGATGCTTCGATCAAATGCTTCAATGCAGGCTACACAAATATCCGATTCATCGGACTCCCATTTATTTTGATTGCAGCAGACAGGAACATCATCGTTGAAATCACGTTTGCATTTCTTCTTGCAACGTTATTTGCGTTGATAATCGTTATTTCTCTTGCAGAGTTTAATTCCTCAAGGAGTAGACGGACACATTCACATGCAATTAAAATTGATCGAGCGTTCGTTTTAAATCCAACCTTGGTCGTCTCCGTTGCTGCGGTAATTTTCTCGATATTCGGTATGACCCCGCCGACTTCGGCAGATGTTTTTCTCAATCTATTGGCGGGAGCTGCCTCTCCCTGCGCGTTGATTGCTCTTGGAATATTTTCAGCAGACAAGGATGAAATTCGAATACCAAGTTATTGTATTCCAGCTTGGATACTGTGTTGCAAGCTCCTTTTGAACCCCTTGTTGGCCTTTGTATTGTCACGCTTTGTGTTCCACCTTTCCCCTTTAGCCACTCAAGCGGTGGTTCTACTTGCTGCCCTACCGGCTGGCACCGGCTCGGACATCCTGGCTAAGCTATATGGATCCAAAGCAAAGGTTTCATCGCAGTTCATAATGCTCTCTGTTCTCGTATTTATTGTAATAATATCACTCTGTGTTGGTGCAACACAATAG